Proteins encoded together in one Quercus lobata isolate SW786 chromosome 3, ValleyOak3.0 Primary Assembly, whole genome shotgun sequence window:
- the LOC115981505 gene encoding uncharacterized protein LOC115981505, with protein sequence MATELQPPEAPIPGGPTATTTTATATAITTTTAAITVSTAPPSSENPAPALAPKRQRRPSVRLGEIGDQPATLSYESHVRRSKHQPWRLPKDHSHVPHPQPHPHPHPQTQPLSSKSVKARSITNLVNGGDSNDVIIQEHEDRNQNNGDGNLEFVNRKKAKRGSVAKRVRSNWVSKIDESAGPEGDSREDEGFRDFFDPDSDSPLKEHSPVHSVDNVALDIWHNRRQSRPRVSEENDAELENYPESDSRDRRCETSEGVRSWLIDLGLSRYAPVFEIHEVDDDVLPLLTLEDLKDMGINAVGSRRKMYNAIQKLRKGFS encoded by the coding sequence ATGGCAACTGAGCTACAACCACCAGAAGCCCCAATCCCAGGCGGCCCAACCGCCACCACAACAACCGCAACCGCCACAGCAATaacaaccacaactgccgcaatAACTGTATCAACCGCCCCACCCTCATCCGAAAACCCGGCCCCAGCTTTAGCCCCAAAACGACAGCGCCGGCCCAGCGTCCGATTAGGCGAGATCGGTGACCAACCCGCCACTCTCTCTTACGAATCGCACGTGCGTCGAAGCAAACACCAACCCTGGCGACTCCCCAAGGACCACTCGCACGTGCCTCATCCTCagcctcatcctcatcctcatcctcagactCAGCCTCTTTCTAGTAAGTCCGTTAAGGCTCGCTCCATTACTAACCTCGTTAACGGCGGAGATTCTAACGACGTCATCATCCAAGAACACGAGGATAGGAACCAAAATAACGGTGACGGAAACCTAGAATTCGTGAACCGGAAGAAAGCGAAACGGGGCTCCGTAGCGAAACGGGTCCGATCCAATTGGGTATCGAAAATCGACGAATCGGCAGGACCCGAAGGAGATAGCAGAGAAGACGAAGGGTTTCGAGATTTCTTCGATCCAGACTCAGATAGTCCATTGAAGGAGCATAGTCCAGTCCATTCCGTTGACAACGTGGCACTCGATATATGGCACAATAGAAGGCAATCGAGGCCCAGGGTTTCGGAGGAAAACGACGCCGAATTGGAGAATTATCCGGAGTCGGATTCGAGGGATCGGAGATGCGAGACGAGTGAAGGAGTGAGGTCGTGGCTTATCGACTTAGGGTTGAGCCGGTACGCGCCGGTGTTTGAGATACACGAGGTGGACGACGACGTTTTGCCATTGTTGACGCTCGAGGATCTTAAGGATATGGGAATAAACGCCGTCGGATCGAGGCGCAAAATGTACAATGCAATTCAAAAGCTTCGCAAGGGGTTTTCGTGA